Below is a genomic region from Hevea brasiliensis isolate MT/VB/25A 57/8 chromosome 3, ASM3005281v1, whole genome shotgun sequence.
CATCCCCTTTCTTGATAGCTAAACAGATTTTTTAACAATGGTTATGAGAGATTCTCAGTACTCAAGAATTTTGTTTTATACAAGCACATGAATATTAAGAATGATCTGCAGTTACATTTTTGTTAAAATGACCTCTTCTAGTGCACTATCTGAAAATATCTCACGGGTGAAGTATGGTGCTTGACAAACATGCACCGCAAAACCTAACCAAAAAAGCTCCAGTCTGCCAGAACACAATTCCGTGGATTAATATGTCTACCTATGCCACATTCAAGTTGAATAAAACAAAGATCATAGGTCACAATCAACAGTACATATTTTTGTATATGAACAGAAAAGGCAGGTCACTATATAATGCAACATTCAATCATAATCTTACAAGATGCCACGAACAACAAATATAATGAAGCTATGAGAAGAAGAAAGTATGAATGCCATACAGATTTATCTCCTTCAACTTAATTGTTTCAGCCAGTTCACATTGATGCCTGAAGGCATTGGCCCTTTCAGCTATGGTGGCCTGCTTTGAAAAATCAAACCAAGATCAGCTTCTATGAAAAatgaaaagtaaataaaaaatgaaggagATAGGAAACAGAAAGGTAGGAAAAAGCCAAACTCACTTTAATAGATTGCACGGCACGAACATAATCTTTCAAAGgttcttcaaaattcattaaaagttGATGGGCCTGCAAATTCAAGAGGAAAAAATGTCTGATAATTTAGCATCAACCTGATTAGCTCTTCAATCAAATTCTACAGTCAGAGAACAGAACAAATTCTGAATGTGGAAGGACAATATTCCAACTTAAAGCCTACCTCCTTCTGAAGCCTAACAGATAACGTCTCTGCTTTAGCCCCAAGGTCAGAAAATGCCTTCCCGAGGGCATCTCCTTCACAAGCTCCAAGAAGTTTCACTGCCTTTCCAAAATCTGATAGAGATTGCCCCAATTCTAAAGATATAAACAATCATGTTACAATTAATCAACTGAATTTTAACATGTCTAAAGAAATTGAAACCAGAAACAGGGAAAACAATCATGAATAGTTGCATCATAACAAAAATCCGTTACCTCTGTGTCTCTTTACAAGACGATATGCATGTTTCTGAGCTTCAGACAAATggttttcaagctcaaagatgtagTTTTTCAACTTTTCATATTCAGGATTTGATTCCTCAACCGGTTTTTCCTTCCCAAGAACGACGTCACTCACTTTAGTTTGCACCTCCTGTAAAAAATTTATATCATTGCATCAAATTGCATCCCCAAATTGATGGTGAGTGCATTCAAATATTGTATTACCACACAGGCAGAAATGAGCACTGTCTCTTTTGTTAAACTTAACCAACAGGCAGTGGAACAGTTTCCCAATTAAATGTACAGAATTTGATCCCAGACCTTAGAAACAAGTTGCTATAGATTCCACCAAAACATATATTTTTTATCAGTGAAAGTGACCAGCAAAGAACATTAAGAACCAAGAAGCAACCATCCAACATCTAATTATATGGTTATAATATCACAGGCCTAAAATATGATGGAAACTTTTGAGTCAATGATCAGGTGAGAAACTTCATAATAAGCCAAAAAGTACTCAATTGGTTATGGCAATGTTTCATTAACTACAATTATAATGTTATCTATCACCAAAAATGCAAATCACCATAGATCAATGCAGAATTCATCACACCTTGAAGATTTGCATCAAATCAGCTGGTTTCTTCTTAAAAATACCAGTCTCTTGAGACCTTAATCTCTCCATTGTCTGGAAAAATAGGAAATATATTAGTACCAACACTACACACACTACCCTAGCAATATCAAATACATTAACAAAAATAGGAATTACAAGCAATGCTGATAGATTCTGTCAGTGACAAACTTTTCTTCAAAAGAAGATAAAGCAAAATATCTGTTTACATTAAATAAGGTTAAGTGAAGCAGTATGTTAACATCTTCCTAAACTTCAAAATTTAAAGGGGATTTCATGAAATCCACATTCTGAAGTTACCAATGATATGCAATATCAATAGCTGCTTAAAATTGAATGGCCAGCAGTTGTCTTAAATTCATATCTCTATCTAAAACACCATCAATAGCTTATtgcaatatatatatagtttAGTAGTCCTAGTCTCCAAGACTTCATGGAGTAGGCAGTTTGTGTCCAAGTGCAGCCGATGCCATAATGAAAACATAGTAAAAATGGATTGAAGCAGATAGGCTCATGAAATCCACTTATGGAATTTTCCAAACTACCAAAGGAATTAGTCAAACATTTTGGTAAGATCGCATGCAGAAGATTCTAAGGAATATTTTCAAGTCATTGGCATGGCAACCAAACAGAAGCTTTTGAATGAAGCCATATCGGGATATCCTGACATAACCCTGTTTACTTTCTTTCTATTTTCATGATCAAGTACACCAGATATTTCAAACTTTGATTATTAATACTTGGGAAAACAAGAAATTTTTGTGAATATGGTGTACATCGAAAGAAAATAATAGTAACAAATTTGCAAAGAATAAGTGAAACACCTAAAACAActgctaattaaaaaaaaaaattctattactGATGGAAAAATATAGAGACATGTAGTGAGAACTGGGTGTGTGCATGTGTGTCCTGTGTGGGAAGGTACAGTCAGTCCAAGTATCTACAACTGGGAGGTCCAGACAACAGAACAGATATTTTCTGAATAAGCCTTCACAATTGAGTTTCTCAAAGCACCACAAATAAATAGTTCACCTCTTCATCCGCTTGCAAAAATGTTCTTAAATCCTCACTCTGCTGAAGCTCATGATGCAAGGCTATCCTATTGACAAATACATCTAGTGCTTGACGCCTTAACTCAATAAATTCAGCACTGAAACGAAACTTTTCTGCATTAAAAAACTGCAGTTAGTCCAAGTTAAATTTCAAAAAGTACAAGTCATATCAGAAAGAGAAGTCTCATTATCAATGCAAGCGAAGTCTGTGTCAGTATCAGAAAAGACATAAGTTGAATCCATGTTTACACATGCAGAGTATGTTGCAAGTTCCACCAGCATTTCAACTAGCAAATGAAATCCTTTTACAGATGATGAACAAATCATATTTGGGTACAATAAATGGCAGAGTGATACAGAAACATAAAAAGTAACATGGTGGTGCTAATGCCAGAGTGAATATTGTTAGGGCCAGAGAAATATGACTCAAATAGACTGGACTTAAGTCAGAGAAATATTGTTTTTTCCAGAGCAATACCATTTTCTGGATGCTTCTTTTTTAATGCTTTTCAAGAGGAATataaagaagatgaagaaaaagaaacaATGGAAGTAGTCTATATGATAAAGAAGACTGTTATGCTTGATAATATGTAGTTGTCTTATAGTTCCTTTAGGAATTAGTAAGAATGTAAGATTGTGGTTTTAAGTCTTTTTAACatgtttaatttcatttttatttcggATTTCAAACAAAAAACTGATTCTAAGATTCTAAATGCTTTGAATTATGAATATgagaaattttatataatattaattgtCTTCTACTATTAACAATTAATCTTAAATTCATTTCTTCTGCACCTTGCCTCTAACAGGCGCGCCTTGTACCTAGGCTCCAAGATTCCTTTATTTCCTAATGTTTCTTGTGCCTTTAATAACTAGGAGCATTGTATAATTGCATGAGGTTCTTAACATGCTCATAAAATTGTGAAGTGTGCAACAAGATGCATTCACAATGTGGCTAGGCCAAATGAGAAACTCAAGGAAATTTTTAGCCATGTGAAAGAAGGCATTATATATTACTGATGCTTCCCTTCCCGATAAAAGCATAGTGAATAATAATAGATTGATAGAAAAGTAAGAAAACTCCAGAAATAAAAATGACAATTTCCAGTTCTTACCTACAGCACTCTTCTCTGGAAGTGGAGGAATGAAAACACCTTTGTACTTTTCAAAAAGACGGTCACGTAACCAAACAAAATCACTGTAACGCCGAATAACAATCTTTTCAGGCCCTTGGTATTCAGGAAAATTTGTCtgccaaaacaatttcataaccaTTAAAATGTGACTGGGCATAAGATCTCTATCTTCTACATCCAAATGCAAATAcgcaaaaagaaataaaattggaagagaaaaaaaaaaagaaggaaagaaataaaTAGAAGGAATTAACATAAAAATTGTATTACACATTCAATTAtgagaaaatatgaaaataaccGCACAAACAACCTGCCAAAGAGGCATCAATATGATATTTAATCGATGGCACACATTTTCATGAAGCCATATCGTCCAACTTAAGTTGAACAAAACTCATATCACACTAATCTATGAATAACCAAAAATTAAAAGTGTCGTTAGCTACAGCAAACGTTCAAAGGGATTGTTCAGAAGTTTAACGGTGAGAAATTTAGACACTTGTAATGTCGACATGATAACACAAATTCGAACCTTTGACACACAACAAAACATCTCTAAAACCAAATGGGTAGAGACACAAAAACTTTGCTTTTCAGCTTTCACCATCACCAACTGCCTAAGAATGTCAACACTCCTTCACTTGCAAGACCAACATAATAAATTTTGGCACTTCAAATCACAATGTACATTTGACACAAACTGGGCCAAACAACACAACAAATCTTAAACCAAATTCAATTTGATGAACTTGGCAAGAGAACCCAGTCAATAGTGGCAACTCATGAGATTCACGAATTTCACTATACATGAACATTTAACATGCACTTTCCTATTCATAAATATTACATGTCTGTTTTCCTCTTTCCAACTCAGTACACAGAAACACACAAAAGCAAGTACTCGCAACTTAAACCAAATCTCTCAGGATGAAAATCAGTAGGAATCAAATCAAGAAATAGGATCTATGGATTCccaggaaaaaaaaaaggctagTTCAAACAACAAATAGGCATAATGTATTCAAGCAATTATATACTTCGCATGAACAGCCAGAAAATCACAACAACCCAACACATACATGCAAATTCATTGCAGCAAAGCTATAATTACTAAAACAATCAACAAAGAATCTGCAGAAAACAAAGAAACGCACAACACTAGGATCCCAATTCAATAAAAATGGAGCACAGAgactactaaaaaaaaaaattcaagatgACCTTGGTGATGACGCGATAAGAGATGTAAGCCTGGACACCATTGCCCAATTTCACAGGATCAGTCACCGAAATCGACAAGTAAGGCTGCGATGAGGGAGATCTAGGACTATGGGAAGACCCCGAAGAGCTTCTCTGCTGCTCCATTTTAaccaaaaaaaacaaaaaattagcCACCAAAATAATCAGGCTTTAACTAATCGCAATTGCAAGCACTGGAGAGAAAAGGGTGGCAACTTGGTAATTTACCGCGGTAATCATGGCCTAGTTTACTACTGCACTGGAGTCGATAGAACAGAAACGGGCTGTTTCTTATCCAAAGAGTGAATCGGAGGAGGGTGAATTGATGGGTCTGGCCAACATAAGTGATACGCCGGGCGAAGAAGTGA
It encodes:
- the LOC110662408 gene encoding sorting nexin 1 isoform X1, encoding MITAQRSSSGSSHSPRSPSSQPYLSISVTDPVKLGNGVQAYISYRVITKTNFPEYQGPEKIVIRRYSDFVWLRDRLFEKYKGVFIPPLPEKSAVEKFRFSAEFIELRRQALDVFVNRIALHHELQQSEDLRTFLQADEETMERLRSQETGIFKKKPADLMQIFKEVQTKVSDVVLGKEKPVEESNPEYEKLKNYIFELENHLSEAQKHAYRLVKRHRELGQSLSDFGKAVKLLGACEGDALGKAFSDLGAKAETLSVRLQKEAHQLLMNFEEPLKDYVRAVQSIKQATIAERANAFRHQCELAETIKLKEINLDKLMLTRSDKVGEAELEYRELKLESEEATRRFENIVRLMNEEMVRFQDQKTLDMGIAFHEFAKGQARLANNIADAWRSLLPKLEACSS
- the LOC110662408 gene encoding sorting nexin 1 isoform X2, whose translation is MITAQRSSSGSSHSPRSPSSQPYLSISVTDPVKLGNGVQAYISYRVITKTNFPEYQGPEKIVIRRYSDFVWLRDRLFEKYKGVFIPPLPEKSAVEKFRFSAEFIELRRQALDVFVNRIALHHELQQSEDLRTFLQADEETMERLRSQETGIFKKKPADLMQIFKEVQTKVSDVVLGKEKPVEESNPEYEKLKNYIFELENHLSEAQKHAYRLVKRHRELGQSLSDFGKAVKLLGACEGDALGKAFSDLGAKAETLSVRLQKEAHQLLMNFEEPLKDYVRAVQSIKATIAERANAFRHQCELAETIKLKEINLDKLMLTRSDKVGEAELEYRELKLESEEATRRFENIVRLMNEEMVRFQDQKTLDMGIAFHEFAKGQARLANNIADAWRSLLPKLEACSS